In Gracilimonas sp., a single window of DNA contains:
- a CDS encoding PA0069 family radical SAM protein has product MADSQNPLRGRGASDNPVNRFEGNYIDYDLDEETGEKPAPKTQLIRDATQSVITYNKSEDIGFNASINPYRGCEHGCIYCYARPYHEYLGYSSGLDFESKIVVKYDAPELLKKELSSPKWKPQVIAMSGVTDIYQPVEKELKLTRGCLKILAEFRNPVGLITKNHLITRDIDLLCELNDYNCVSVTISVTTLDNDLTGVMEPRTSRPKRRLEAIRKLADAGIPVGVNVAPIIPGLTDHECADILEMAAAAGASHAGYTIIRLPYKVKDMFVEWLGQHYPDRKKKVLRKIMDIRDGKLNNYEWGTRMKGEGNFAKQISDLFKVQTKKLGLNEQNRYLTTEHFVRSTGSQLNLF; this is encoded by the coding sequence ATGGCAGATTCACAAAACCCATTGAGGGGGAGAGGGGCATCAGATAATCCAGTAAACCGGTTTGAGGGAAATTATATTGATTATGATTTGGATGAGGAAACCGGGGAAAAGCCGGCTCCAAAAACTCAGCTGATACGGGATGCTACCCAATCAGTAATCACTTATAACAAGAGCGAGGATATTGGATTCAATGCCAGCATAAACCCGTATAGAGGGTGTGAACATGGCTGTATTTATTGTTATGCGCGGCCTTATCACGAGTATTTGGGATATTCATCGGGGTTGGACTTTGAATCAAAGATTGTGGTGAAATATGATGCTCCCGAGTTGTTAAAGAAAGAGCTCAGCTCCCCCAAGTGGAAGCCTCAGGTGATTGCAATGAGCGGGGTAACGGATATCTATCAACCCGTAGAGAAAGAGTTAAAGCTGACCCGGGGTTGTCTTAAGATATTGGCAGAGTTTCGAAACCCCGTGGGACTTATTACTAAAAATCATCTAATTACACGTGATATTGATCTGTTGTGTGAGTTAAATGACTACAACTGTGTAAGTGTTACAATTTCGGTTACTACCTTAGACAACGACTTAACGGGGGTAATGGAACCAAGGACTTCCCGACCAAAGCGCAGATTGGAGGCAATCCGTAAACTGGCGGATGCTGGGATTCCTGTTGGGGTTAATGTAGCTCCCATTATTCCGGGCCTCACTGATCATGAATGTGCCGATATTTTGGAAATGGCAGCCGCAGCCGGGGCTTCCCATGCCGGCTATACCATTATTCGATTGCCTTATAAGGTTAAGGATATGTTTGTGGAATGGCTGGGGCAACATTATCCTGATCGAAAGAAGAAAGTTCTGCGGAAGATTATGGATATAAGGGATGGAAAATTGAATAATTACGAATGGGGAACCCGGATGAAGGGGGAAGGAAATTTTGCGAAACAAATTTCAGACCTTTTTAAGGTACAAACCAAGAAATTGGGGTTAAATGAGCAAAATCGCTATCTAACAACCGAACATTTTGTTCGCAGTACCGGCTCTCAGCTTAATTTATTTTAA
- a CDS encoding amidohydrolase family protein has product MKKLLITLFALAVTIASCTNNEDVKTFVNANGYTLLGDSLITFETLIIENGKVREIGGSELSEKSAVGEVIDLQGKTVLPGLIDAHGHVMGLGYQELNVNLSGINTLEATLDTIKAYAEANPELEWIQGRGWNQTLWPENEFPTAADLDKVVDDRPVWLTRVDGHAAWANTKAMELAGISKETPDPQGGKVIRDRAGNATGVFVDAAENYINQIVPEPTETEMRLALEKALDQMAKMGLTSVHDAGIGIDTWNLYKEFADSGKMTTRIYAMIRGTGTAFDELSKAGPINSYADDRLALRSVKISADGALGSRGAAMKEPYSDDPGNRGLLFYEQEELNEMVKKSVSNGYQTNIHAIGDRANDVVLDAFEMAREEFGDQGLRHRIEHAQIVSLEDIPRFKELNLIASMQATHATSDMNMAEDRVGSERIKGSYAWQKFLDQGTLIANGSDFPVEHSNPFYGLYSSVTRQDHEGNPPGGWYPDEALSRKETLKSFTIDAAYAAHQEDILGTLEPGKWADFIVIDRDFFEVPAIEIWQIEVLQTWVAGEKVHPK; this is encoded by the coding sequence ATGAAAAAACTACTAATAACCTTATTTGCTTTAGCTGTCACAATAGCGAGTTGCACTAATAACGAAGATGTTAAGACGTTTGTGAATGCTAATGGATATACTCTTCTGGGAGATTCCCTGATTACTTTTGAAACGCTGATTATTGAAAATGGGAAAGTCCGGGAAATAGGAGGAAGTGAACTCTCTGAAAAATCAGCAGTTGGCGAGGTGATAGACCTGCAAGGAAAAACGGTACTTCCGGGGCTGATTGATGCCCATGGACACGTAATGGGACTAGGTTATCAAGAACTGAATGTAAATTTGTCCGGAATCAATACTCTTGAAGCAACTTTGGACACTATCAAAGCTTATGCTGAAGCCAATCCGGAATTGGAATGGATTCAGGGAAGAGGGTGGAATCAAACGCTATGGCCGGAAAATGAATTTCCTACAGCCGCTGATTTAGATAAAGTAGTGGATGATCGTCCTGTTTGGTTAACAAGAGTTGACGGACATGCGGCTTGGGCTAATACTAAAGCCATGGAACTTGCAGGCATTAGTAAGGAAACTCCTGATCCACAAGGCGGAAAAGTTATACGTGACCGAGCGGGCAATGCCACCGGTGTTTTTGTGGATGCGGCAGAAAACTATATAAACCAAATTGTTCCGGAACCTACTGAAACAGAAATGCGATTGGCTTTGGAAAAAGCGCTTGATCAAATGGCCAAAATGGGTCTTACCTCCGTTCATGATGCCGGAATTGGGATTGATACGTGGAACCTCTACAAAGAATTTGCGGATTCAGGAAAAATGACCACTCGAATTTATGCTATGATACGTGGAACCGGGACAGCTTTCGATGAACTTTCCAAAGCGGGTCCCATTAATTCTTATGCCGATGATCGATTGGCTCTTCGCAGTGTAAAGATTTCTGCTGACGGCGCATTGGGAAGTAGGGGCGCAGCTATGAAGGAACCCTACTCAGATGATCCCGGAAACAGGGGGTTACTATTTTATGAACAGGAGGAGCTGAATGAGATGGTGAAGAAGTCTGTATCAAATGGGTATCAAACAAATATACATGCCATTGGTGACCGCGCCAATGATGTAGTGCTCGATGCTTTTGAAATGGCCCGGGAAGAATTTGGTGACCAGGGATTACGGCACCGAATTGAACATGCTCAAATTGTTTCACTGGAGGATATTCCTCGCTTCAAAGAGCTGAATCTTATTGCTTCCATGCAGGCTACTCATGCCACCAGTGATATGAATATGGCTGAAGACCGGGTTGGGTCTGAACGAATAAAGGGGAGTTACGCCTGGCAGAAATTTTTAGATCAGGGTACCTTAATTGCCAATGGTTCCGATTTCCCGGTAGAACATTCCAATCCTTTTTATGGATTATATTCTTCAGTAACACGGCAAGATCATGAAGGAAACCCTCCCGGAGGCTGGTATCCTGATGAAGCATTAAGCCGTAAAGAAACGCTCAAATCTTTCACCATCGATGCCGCTTATGCTGCACATCAGGAAGATATTCTTGGAACACTTGAACCCGGTAAATGGGCTGATTTCATTGTTATTGACCGAGATTTCTTTGAAGTACCCGCGATTGAAATATGGCAAATCGAGGTATTGCAAACATGGGTAGCAGGAGAAAAAGTACATCCTAAATAA
- a CDS encoding ankyrin repeat domain-containing protein encodes MNEETFLEAAEAGDFEIISGLLSDGVDVNTKDHHDRTALLKAAKHGHKNIVEFLVKHGAEVDHRDNRGTSALYWASTNGHYDIVQFLIEHSGDVDVHDDRGWSAKDQAITHHHDQVVELLNAAGAH; translated from the coding sequence ATGAACGAAGAAACATTTCTTGAAGCCGCAGAAGCCGGCGACTTTGAAATCATTTCAGGGTTGCTAAGTGACGGAGTTGATGTTAATACAAAAGACCATCATGACCGTACAGCATTACTGAAAGCAGCTAAGCATGGCCATAAAAATATTGTTGAGTTTTTGGTTAAACATGGAGCTGAAGTAGATCATAGAGACAATCGCGGGACTTCAGCTTTATATTGGGCATCTACAAATGGCCACTATGACATTGTTCAGTTTTTGATAGAGCACAGTGGAGATGTTGACGTACATGATGACAGGGGCTGGTCAGCTAAAGATCAGGCAATAACACATCATCACGATCAGGTGGTTGAGTTATTAAATGCTGCCGGTGCGCATTGA
- a CDS encoding glycosyl hydrolase produces the protein MTQQSYKPKLSAYIFIIALMFIWGFSTSVQAQIFGHGEEISNPDYEESLFQELEYRNIGPFRGGRSVAVTGHQDHPHTYYAGFTGGGVYKTTDGGNNWYNVSDGYFKTGSVGAISVAPSNSNVIYAGMGETCIRGNMSAGDGMYRSVDGGNSWEHIGLGDSHFIGEIVVHPDDEDVAWVAVMGHAFGNEGNTERGVFKTTDGGENWERVLYHNEKTGAVDIEIDPNNPRILYASMWEAYRNAWEMSSGGEGSGLYKSVDGGETWENISQRPGLPKGIKGKIGVAISPLNSDRVWTIIESQNGGLFRSDDSGKTWQRTSADRNLRQRAWYYTHVVAGTKDENEVYVLNVSFHKSTDGGSSFERIGTPHGDHHDLWISPTDPERMVIADDGGGQVTYNGGKSWSSYHKYATAQFYQVITDNQFPYRIYGAQQDNSTVGILSRTAGSGITEREWAPVAGGESGYIAPDPDDPNVTYGGSYGGYFNKFNDFTNQSDRIDVWPDNPMGAGAEDLKYRFQWTFPIYISPHNSDILYATSQYVHRSTDEGMSWETISDDLTRNDKSKQGESGGPITKDDTSVEYYNTVFTFAESPIQPGVLWTGADDGLIHVSRDNGETWNEVTPNGMPEAMASIIDPSPHDPGTAYLAANRYKFDDFSPMLYKTTNYGRSWTEITNGIPEGDFTRVIREDPNKQGLLYAGTETGLYVSFNDGDKWQPLQLNLPNVPITDLNVHKRDKDLIVATQGRSFWVLDDLAVLHQLSNDVKNSDYHLFKPETTYLFGRHTEVEPGETFGENPKDGVVVYYNLNNVPDAEVKLQFVEPEGSVIRTFSNKENLEGKPVKESEEFYEKEHNVPSDVLTTKEGNNSFEWNMRYPGATDLDGRQILWSGSTIGPRAVPGSYEVRLLVDDEVVGSQTFEITKDPRIETTQEDFQAQFDLHQTIIAKLDTTHKTINRIRKVRDEINDVKADFSANTEIQERADAMLKVLEEVESELMQTKAESYQDVLNFPIKLNNKLASLASTVATGDGRPTQQQYEVYVDLAAQIDEQFERIAPIFEGELPDLIQEIEQRSIPIEN, from the coding sequence ATGACACAACAAAGCTACAAACCAAAATTAAGTGCTTACATCTTTATAATAGCACTCATGTTTATATGGGGATTTTCAACATCAGTTCAAGCTCAGATTTTTGGACATGGTGAAGAAATTTCTAATCCAGATTACGAAGAGTCTTTATTTCAAGAATTAGAATATCGAAACATCGGGCCTTTTAGAGGCGGTCGTTCAGTTGCAGTTACCGGCCATCAAGATCACCCACATACATATTATGCGGGCTTTACCGGCGGTGGTGTTTATAAAACCACAGATGGTGGAAACAACTGGTATAATGTATCAGATGGATATTTTAAAACCGGATCGGTGGGTGCAATTTCTGTGGCCCCTTCGAACAGTAATGTGATTTATGCCGGGATGGGTGAAACCTGTATCCGTGGTAATATGTCAGCCGGTGATGGAATGTACCGCTCTGTTGATGGCGGAAACAGCTGGGAACATATCGGCCTTGGTGATTCTCACTTCATAGGTGAAATTGTAGTTCATCCTGACGATGAAGATGTAGCATGGGTTGCCGTAATGGGCCATGCTTTTGGAAATGAAGGCAACACCGAAAGAGGTGTTTTCAAAACCACAGATGGTGGTGAAAATTGGGAACGAGTACTTTATCATAATGAAAAAACCGGTGCCGTTGATATAGAAATCGATCCAAATAACCCAAGAATTTTGTACGCTTCCATGTGGGAGGCTTACCGTAATGCATGGGAAATGTCGAGTGGTGGTGAAGGAAGTGGACTCTACAAAAGTGTGGACGGTGGCGAAACCTGGGAAAATATTTCTCAACGACCGGGACTGCCAAAAGGCATCAAAGGTAAAATTGGAGTGGCAATCTCTCCTTTGAATTCAGACCGTGTATGGACTATTATCGAAAGCCAAAACGGTGGTTTATTCCGCTCGGATGATAGTGGAAAAACCTGGCAAAGAACCAGTGCAGATCGTAATCTTCGCCAGCGTGCCTGGTATTATACTCACGTAGTTGCAGGTACAAAAGATGAAAATGAAGTATATGTATTGAATGTGAGTTTCCATAAATCAACAGACGGTGGAAGCAGTTTTGAAAGAATAGGCACACCTCATGGTGATCATCATGATTTATGGATCTCTCCAACTGATCCTGAACGTATGGTTATTGCTGATGACGGCGGTGGGCAAGTAACATATAATGGCGGAAAAAGCTGGTCTTCATATCATAAATATGCAACAGCTCAATTTTATCAGGTGATCACAGATAATCAATTTCCTTACCGAATATACGGTGCACAGCAGGATAACAGTACCGTTGGAATATTGAGCCGAACAGCAGGCAGTGGCATCACTGAAAGAGAATGGGCTCCTGTAGCCGGTGGCGAAAGCGGATATATTGCCCCCGATCCTGACGATCCCAATGTAACTTACGGCGGTAGTTATGGAGGTTACTTTAATAAGTTTAATGACTTTACTAATCAAAGTGACCGTATTGACGTGTGGCCGGATAACCCCATGGGTGCCGGTGCCGAGGATCTGAAATATAGATTTCAATGGACCTTCCCAATTTATATTTCCCCTCACAACTCCGACATATTGTATGCAACTTCTCAGTATGTACACAGATCTACTGATGAAGGTATGAGTTGGGAAACCATCAGTGATGATCTTACCCGAAACGATAAATCTAAACAAGGTGAATCGGGCGGACCGATTACAAAAGATGACACCAGTGTAGAATACTACAACACAGTATTCACCTTTGCTGAATCACCTATCCAACCGGGTGTATTATGGACAGGAGCAGATGACGGACTGATTCACGTCAGCCGAGACAATGGCGAGACCTGGAATGAAGTGACTCCAAACGGCATGCCGGAAGCTATGGCAAGTATTATTGACCCTTCTCCGCATGATCCGGGAACTGCTTATCTGGCAGCTAATCGTTATAAATTCGACGATTTCTCACCCATGCTTTATAAAACAACAAATTATGGACGAAGCTGGACGGAAATAACCAACGGTATTCCTGAAGGAGATTTTACCCGGGTAATTAGGGAAGATCCTAACAAACAAGGACTGCTATATGCAGGAACAGAAACCGGATTGTATGTTTCCTTCAATGATGGAGACAAATGGCAACCACTTCAGTTAAACCTTCCTAATGTACCTATAACTGATTTGAATGTTCATAAAAGGGACAAAGATTTAATTGTAGCTACTCAAGGTCGCTCTTTTTGGGTTCTTGATGATCTGGCGGTATTGCATCAACTCAGTAATGACGTCAAAAATTCTGACTACCACCTTTTCAAGCCCGAAACTACCTATTTATTCGGAAGACATACCGAAGTAGAGCCTGGAGAAACATTCGGCGAAAATCCTAAAGACGGTGTAGTCGTTTATTACAACCTCAACAATGTACCTGATGCCGAAGTTAAGCTTCAGTTTGTTGAGCCTGAAGGTTCAGTAATTCGAACATTTTCCAACAAGGAAAACCTGGAAGGCAAACCGGTTAAAGAATCTGAAGAATTTTATGAAAAAGAACATAATGTTCCTTCTGATGTTCTGACAACTAAAGAAGGAAATAATTCTTTTGAGTGGAATATGAGATATCCAGGAGCTACAGATTTAGACGGGCGTCAAATCCTGTGGTCCGGCTCTACTATTGGTCCCCGAGCCGTCCCCGGTTCTTACGAAGTTCGCTTGCTGGTGGATGATGAAGTAGTGGGAAGCCAAACTTTTGAAATAACAAAAGATCCACGCATCGAAACTACTCAAGAAGACTTCCAGGCGCAGTTTGATCTCCACCAGACCATTATTGCCAAGCTGGATACGACTCATAAAACCATTAACAGAATCCGTAAAGTACGTGATGAAATTAATGACGTGAAAGCTGATTTTTCAGCTAATACTGAAATTCAGGAACGGGCAGATGCCATGCTGAAAGTTTTGGAAGAAGTAGAAAGTGAGTTAATGCAAACCAAAGCAGAATCATATCAGGATGTATTAAACTTCCCTATCAAGCTTAACAACAAATTGGCTTCTTTAGCCAGTACTGTTGCAACCGGAGATGGTCGTCCGACACAACAGCAATATGAAGTTTATGTTGATCTTGCTGCTCAAATAGATGAGCAATTTGAGCGTATTGCCCCAATTTTTGAAGGAGAATTACCGGATTTAATTCAGGAGATAGAGCAACGCTCCATTCCTATAGAAAATTGA